A window from Mangifera indica cultivar Alphonso chromosome 2, CATAS_Mindica_2.1, whole genome shotgun sequence encodes these proteins:
- the LOC123208848 gene encoding uncharacterized protein LOC123208848 codes for MVNEGLVPDQETMHTLLCCLASQSHLRMVLSGIDKLVSNNDTLDSSMCNILINPDYWIRCWKKVGYLMLQLMDCWLGLLSIEIQMVKHLHRRIQCNIVLAKFSPRDWEIHDRVPTVDDGTVITKFLNYPGGKLAMMGYIKQCPNKFELVSTCPSDYLEFYFLGSMKRAERL; via the exons ATGGTTAATGAGGGTTTAGTGCCTGACCAAGAAACAATGCATACTCTTCTTTGTTGTTTGGCTAGCCAATCTCACTTGCGCATGGTTTTAAGTGGGATTGATAAACTAGTTTCTAATAATGATACTTTGGATTCATCTATGTGTAACATACTAATCAATCCCGATTATTGGATCCGATGTTGGAAAAAGGTTGGGTACCTGATGCTACAACTCATGGACTGTTGGTTGGGTCTTTTATCAATAGAAATACAGATGGTGAAACATTTGCATAGGAGGATTCAATGCAATATAGTGTTAGCAAAATTCTCCCCGAGGGATTGGGAAATACATGACCGAGTTCCCACAGTTGACGATGGAACTGTGATTACAAAGTTTCTAAATTACCCTGGTGGAAAACTCGCCATGATGGGAT ATATCAAGCAGTGCCCTAATAAGTTTGAATTGGTATCCACTTGTCCATCAGACTatttggaattttattttttgggtagCATGAAGAGGGCAGAAAGATTATAA